A genomic segment from Polyangium mundeleinium encodes:
- a CDS encoding ethanolamine ammonia-lyase reactivating factor EutA, with the protein MSGIVSLLGLDFGSTTSSAMVASATMVRNCVTGRVELSRLTEEYRSVPVFTPLREGRIDEASVVALLDGWLAEGGLEGKAIFGGGALITGLAAQRENAAALVSLLRTRLGDAILVATGDANLESWMAFLGSAARLSRRHPEVEILNLDIGGGTTNLALGIDGDVRRTGCLFVGARHVQVEPGTYRIISLSRYGRALLDHLGMTRGPGDELSPGEVDAVLSFYVTLLEAAVIGRAEAFTKDAARLHLHTDLGLEPPAPHVPRIVTLSGGVGALVYDKLRGAPWPSTTVFGDLGMDLAQRILSSDVLARDLSAWIPDHFGRATVFGMMRHSMDISGSTVFLSSPDVLPLRDLPILGRLGSDADAGRVHTLLRLVRESQAGGCLRIEGAGPSLAALRRLGALLGDALKARPLRPEQTLVLFVAENVGKTLGQYVSDWGKSPVKLVVIDEVAVRDARFAQIGRMKDHVVPVWYYGQD; encoded by the coding sequence GTGAGCGGCATCGTCAGCCTGTTGGGTCTCGACTTCGGCAGCACGACCAGCAGCGCGATGGTCGCGTCCGCCACGATGGTCCGCAATTGCGTGACCGGCCGGGTGGAGCTGAGCCGGCTCACCGAAGAATACCGCTCCGTCCCGGTCTTCACGCCCCTCCGTGAAGGACGTATCGACGAGGCCTCGGTCGTGGCGCTGCTCGATGGCTGGCTCGCGGAAGGGGGGCTTGAAGGGAAGGCGATCTTCGGCGGCGGCGCGCTCATCACGGGGCTCGCGGCCCAGCGGGAGAACGCGGCGGCCCTCGTGTCGCTCCTCCGCACGCGCCTCGGTGATGCCATTCTCGTGGCGACGGGCGACGCAAACCTCGAATCGTGGATGGCGTTTCTCGGGAGCGCTGCACGGCTCTCACGACGCCATCCGGAGGTCGAAATCCTCAACCTCGACATCGGCGGCGGGACGACGAACCTCGCGCTCGGCATCGATGGAGACGTCCGCCGCACGGGATGTCTGTTCGTGGGGGCGAGGCATGTTCAGGTCGAGCCCGGCACCTATCGCATCATCTCCCTGTCGAGGTACGGCCGTGCGCTCCTCGATCACCTGGGCATGACCCGGGGGCCTGGGGACGAGCTCTCTCCCGGCGAGGTCGACGCCGTGCTCTCGTTTTACGTCACGTTGCTCGAAGCCGCGGTCATCGGGCGCGCCGAGGCATTTACGAAGGACGCCGCGCGCCTGCATCTGCACACGGACCTCGGGCTCGAACCCCCCGCGCCGCACGTGCCTCGTATCGTCACACTCTCGGGCGGCGTGGGCGCGCTCGTGTACGACAAACTCCGGGGCGCGCCGTGGCCCTCGACGACGGTGTTCGGGGATCTCGGCATGGATCTCGCCCAGCGAATCCTCTCGTCCGACGTCCTCGCGCGTGACCTCTCGGCGTGGATCCCCGACCATTTCGGCCGCGCGACCGTCTTCGGAATGATGCGTCACAGCATGGACATCTCCGGCTCGACCGTCTTCCTCTCGTCGCCGGACGTCCTGCCCCTGCGTGATCTCCCCATTCTCGGCCGCCTGGGAAGCGACGCCGATGCCGGCCGCGTGCACACGCTCCTTCGTCTCGTGCGTGAGAGCCAGGCCGGCGGCTGCTTGCGGATCGAAGGGGCCGGGCCCTCGCTCGCCGCCCTTCGCCGGCTCGGCGCCTTGCTTGGCGACGCCTTGAAGGCGCGTCCGCTGCGGCCCGAACAGACCTTGGTTTTGTTCGTGGCCGAAAACGTGGGCAAGACCCTCGGCCAATACGTCAGCGATTGGGGCAAGAGCCCCGTCAAGCTCGTCGTCATCGACGAGGTTGCCGTCAGGGACGCCCGCTTCGCGCAGATCGGGCGCATGAAGGATCACGTGGTTCCTGTGTGGTATTACGGGCAAGATTGA